The genomic DNA ACAATACAATTATATTCCTTAAAACCTTGCACGCTGTATGTCAACGCTGTATGTCGCAACATTCTTCCCTCCAGTAAAGCAGGTTAATGAACATCACCCACTACACCATATTCTATCCCATGGCTCAACCCCCCATGGTTTCTCCTAGATTCCGATAACCCACAGATATGTCTACCAATAGTCAGCATCAGTTACTTAGCGAATCAAGAAAGaactcacctcttcccattACCCGCCCTATCTTCGCCAACTCTACACTCCCTGGAACAAAACCTCAGTCCACATTTTCTACATTCCGGAAAATTAACACCCTTCATCCCACAAACATTGCATACTACGTGTTTTGTCAAGGCGCTAGACATCTCTGCGGCGGCAAGGACGGGATCGACAGGGGCAATGGGTTCTGAGGAAGGGAGTTCAAACGGGAGTCGGCGACGAGTGcgcgatgaagagggaggaggatgaaggtgggtttggagatgaggggaaGTTGAAACTCGACGAATGGTTGGTCGCACTTCTGAATAGCTGACTCCTGGTTCATCATGAACCTCTTCTCGGccaacctcttcatcttgcaTCACCGCCTTCTCATGAACCCTTTTTAATGTATCCAATGCCCCCAACTTCTTGGGACCAGGCGCCACCAGACTCGctacctcttcttcccctgccAAGGCTGCAAGACTGACAGTCGACTTTGCAGATTGTACCATCACTTTCGGAGGAGTCAAAATCGACCTTGGAGACGATATGGACGTTTTCTGTGGGTTGGGCGGCGAAGCTTTGTCAAGCATGGaagggaatgggaaaaaTCGCAGCATTTTCTCATCTCGAGGTGTACTGGTGATGATCTGCAAACGCTTCTTCGCATTGGTGACCAGGTCGTCGGCATATTCAAGTCCTATTGAGGGGGTAGACGCAATAGAGCGGAAATACATCTCAGCTTGGAGGTCAGGGGATGTTGTCGCAATCTGCTTTAGTCAGTTTCCATCTTATATGGAAATGAATTATCACTTACGATATAGTTTACTGACACACCAACAGCTTTCCTCAATTGTTCTTTTTGTCCCTTACCTTTCGCAGCTTTCAATATGTCCAATTTGATTAACTGCTGCGCTACCACCCTGCCTAACCACCAGACATTCCTTCCTTTATCCGCCTCATTCTTCGGCCGCAATGCTGGAGGAAGCTGCTGCAAGGATACGGGAGGAAGCGCAACGGGATCTTGGGATTGAATATGGCCGTATCGGTACAGATGGAGAAGTGGACTAAGTAGATCATACTACAAAAAGTTAACACATTTCAAACGAAGTAGGACCAAAAGATATACCATGATACTGAGGCTCTCCATTTCactttcatcttcgtcctcgaGCGACTCTACGTCGCCCATAGCCGGAGTCCCAATCAGCGAAGATTCTTCAGTTTTGGTCGATTCGCTAAGCGCTGTTTTTGGGTTCCCAGCTACAATTGGAAAGGGGTCATCGGCACGTTGAGGAGGCGCGATGTAAATAGTTGACGAGTGGAGCCTCCcattcccttttccctttttctttgtgaagatggcttcttcttcactatCTTCAAATGTCTCCTTCGAAGGCTTTATAACCACTTTTCCTCGCAATCGCTTTTCACGCTCCATCTCCACTCGAACAACCCATCCCAATCCTAGAACAAACCAGGCTCCAGCGACGCCCATCCCTTCAACATCACGGACTGCTCTTTTCCCAACTTTTGGCATCTGCCAGCCGCATGCGACAAGGTCAATACGCTTCCTTgtgggtgaagatgaatgtgctgatgaaggagattgaggagtAGAAATTGTGCCGAAGAGCTTGCTCCACAAAGAAGTTCCAGATCTTCCTGATGTCAACTCGTTGGATGAAGATATTGGAGCTGATGGTGATTCCATATACACTGAACTTCTGATAAGTAGGTTGCCGAGCGCAAGACATGCTGAAGGTGAACAATAAGGTGGTAAAGCTGCTTGAACGTAGAGTCTTGTCGCTATCTCTGGTTCATTTGCGATGAGTGCAGTCTGAAAGGCAGTGATGTCAGCTAGCGCTGGCGTTCGATTTTGGTTCCCCGAATCCGAGACAAAAGTACCTGACTAACCTGAGCATCCCACAAtaacccttcttcatcaatgTCCGCGTCATCACTATTCTCTTCGTCGACATCTTTCCCGTCCGAGTGCGCAGCTTTACCGGTCCCGAAAAGCCGAACGACATTGGAGAATCCGCGGAGTGTCGAATTGATCGGGCCGGTATAATATGTGTCTGATATGGAATGTATGGACATTCAGCGTTGAAGACGACACCAAAATTAAAAAGTATCTTTATAAATCGAAGAAAGAATGAGAAATGACAAGATGATATTGAAGTCATCGAGAGGCGGAGCGAGACCAAAAAATACAGCGACCGTCGATCTATCGGAGTGCCTGGTGGCGATATTCATTACGTATACAACTTTTGCTCCGAGCGCCCAATTGGCTGCTTCAAGCCCTACGTAATACTACGTATTACTGTGCGTAACACCAGATTGTTGTAGCCGCCCAATGCATATGTTTCGGTTTAAGCCGAAAAGCCTGGcatttcttccctcgcAGGGAACTTTGGCCTAGGACCGGATTAGAAAGAAGACAGAAGTGTAGTCCAATGTGTAGGTACGAGTCAAGTTTCGAAATTAAATTAGCTTGAAACTGCGGTGTACGTAGCGCCAAGCGTAGGTTAGTCGTAGGCTCGACTACGAGTGACTCCCTTAGCCATCGGGATTATATCCTCCCGGTAGAGGTGGTGGTTATGTGGCGGAAAGGTGTTGTAGATGTAGTACGCGGTAGTAGGCAGATGTAGTGGTGTAGGCTGGCAACCGAGATATAGTACAATGACCGCCGGTGACAGTGAGCGTAGTAGGAGGAGAAGTATCAGTGATGTATTTAGTTAGTATAtcagagaagagagagagagagagagagagacagcaggaggagattgactaggacgaggaagacgacaGAAGAACGATCCAAAAAAGCTTGTGACAGTAACTCCCCATTCCACGGGTGGGTGCcaaaaaaacaaacaaacGGCTCATGGTAGATTCAAAAAAGTACATAGGTACATAACTGTTAGTTACGCTCATTGAGCCTATATTTGATAAtacacacacacacacaaCAACTCAACATACATGAGACCCGACGAGTTGCAATTATAGCACTACCCTACTTAACGACCTATCTTCAGTTTAACTACAGTACTAATAGGTTGAAGGCTTTGTATTCCGTAGATACCAAAGAGTCATGTGGCAGTGGGACGGAACCAACTGGCAGCTTAAACAATAGGAGACCCGGGTATTTCCCTACACCTCCGTCGATAAAGGGAATCGTGAATACTTCTCGATCCTGCTTCCACGTCACCACTTTTCCGCCCGGGAGTCCGGGAATTGTCTGGGACATTCAACTGACACTCTGCATCACTTATTAAGTTTGAATTCGCTTTCGACATCTGTTTTCCGATTATCTCCAAGCATTCACCATCCCCTATCTTCCGGTCATGTCCATCCATGACTCCACTTTCTCGGCCCTCAAGGACATGGGCATCGACCCAATGTTGGCTCGAGAAGCAGCTTCTCGTTTTCATTCTGTTGAGCCGGCCGTGAATTGGTGTTTTGGTGATGGCGCCAATGTGAGTTCTTCGCGATACCTGGTCGCAGAAAGACATTAACCCCTAGCAGTGGCAACCAACTACGGTAGCGGAATCTATGTACGGTGGATTCAACCCCAGACACCGTGAAGGAACATCAGGTTTGTGCTTATCAGTCCGACATTTTGAAACCCAACATCTGATGTATACCCGCAGTGGAACATCGCGAGGTCATTGAAGTCTTTGACTCCCCATCTGGCTCTCCCAAACCACGACACTCACATATTCCTCTCGGTTCCAATaaccctttccttcccacTCAACCTAGATCGCCACATCCGGCTTCCCACCCTTTACCCCAACCGCCTTTGCCTCCTCGTTCACCGTCCGTGCGTCTCGGTACGCAGGGCCTACCAGTTGAGGTAGACGATGGTAATGATTCCGAAGGTGAGGAACTAAGAAAAGCTATTGCTCTTTCGCAAAATGTGGAACATTCTGTGTCAGAAGCAGCACCATTGCAAGATGCgatggatgttgatgggAAGCGAGAttcaagagaaagaagcgaaAGGGCTAGCGGAGCGCCGCCACCTAGTCCGAAATCTGATATGCCTGGGACCATTGGAGTGACTTTCGGTCCGAGCACGAAAGACGATGTTGATGGGAAGTTAGCATTGGTACCGACATCGCAGGTAGGTCACTTTTCGCCATGAAAATATTGTTGGTGCTAATGCTAACCACATCATTGAAGAATAATAATACGACTTCAAATGAAGACGCAGACCTGGATAAAGCCATACAAGAGTCGCTTATGACGGCCAGTTTCCATTCCGCATCTGCTGAAGCGAATAAGGAAAGACCGCAGCCAACAAAAAGGGGCGATGGAGTGTGAGTCCTTAACATTTTTTCTATATAAACATCTGACAAACCCGTTCAGCCCACTTGTTTTCTATTCCCCGTCCGGACGTTACACATACGTTGCCCAGATTTTGCAAGCTTTCGCCGCTGTCCCGCGTATCCAGACTGCCTTTCAGGAAAATGTTGATTCTGCGTCTAGTGGAGATGACATTCTAACTGAGCGTAAGTACACTGTGACGAGCTATCGTATTATATCAACGAAACTAATTGAGCGTTCAGGAACTCAAGCATTAAGTGACTCATTCGGACGTATGATTGATGAACCGTTCAGCTTTTACGAGATTGACGATACGGCCAAAATTATCACTGAAGGCTCTGAGAGGAATCAGCTTCCGCCCCTGTTACCTACAATGGGTGCGTCCAAGTCCCCTTTATGACTAGTACTCGATCCTGAAAGTTGAACAGATTTTCAACTGATATTCATTGATCTCTTTGAGCGTGCGGCGATACCGAGGTTGCAAGGGATGGCCAAGGACGAAGACGAGCTCAATCGTCTTCGAGAAGAGTGTCGTCGGTACGTTTGCATTAACGGCatttctcttcattcttttgCAACTGACCTCTGTTGCGTCCCGTGTGCAGCGTATTTGAAACTAAAGTCACCGGCCATACTCCAGATTCCATTACGTCGGCCTCCTACGTCACATTCGTCCGCCAGCCTACAGGCAATGACGTGTACACCCAACTCGCGGATGTGTTCTGGGGTCCCGAAGCCCAAACAACGTCGATCAAAAAGTTGGGAGATGTTTTGACGGTGTATCTGGATTGGAAGCCCAGTTCAGCGAGAGAGGTTTGGAagttggatgaagagattaCGCTTGGTAAGTGGCATTGGCCTCGCACTTTCGGAAATACAAATGACTATGCAGTATTGATATATGGGATATAGATCGGTTTTTACAGAGCAATGCGGCGTGGGCTGCTAATAGGAGAGGGTTACAAGCCGTTTCCGCAGGTAACGCGAGAAGgatcaaggaaaagattgaGTCTCTGACTCTGCACGATGTATGTGAATAAACTATTTGCACCAGTTCGATTTCTAACGGAAATTCCGGCCGTCTAGGGCAATAATTACCTCGATAGTTTTGCAGCGTAAGTAATTATTACCTGAGAAATAAAGATGTATTATACTGACTCGTCATTAGACTTATAGAAAACCTGCGGACAAAACCGAAGAACGTCGATATAACGCGAGCAGTATCTCGCGAGGGAATGAAGGGCAAGGTCAGTTGCTTCACAGCGAGTTCTTGTTGTGATGATGGCTGACTGGATTGCTGTTAATAGATTGAGACGATACTCACGGCTCTCAAAACAAAAGTCGCagatttggaggaagagctaAAAGAACAGGAAAAAGCAGCTTCTGCAGAGGCGTTTGAGACAGACGATCCTCAGTATAACCAGCATGTCGTGAGTCATACCTACGTGTCGATGTATAAGACAGATGTTGATCGTATACCCAGTTCAATTTGCGAGCAATATTGTTCCATGATGGTGCTATGGTTGGTCAAAAACATCTGTATATGTATGTTAGAGGCAAAGATGATAGATGGTGGAAGATACAAGAGCATGAGGCTACAGAAGTGAGTACTGGAGTCTTTTCATGGTAGGTAGCTGACTGTCGTTTGTAGGTCGAGTGGGAAGCGATCATTGGAGATAGGACTGGTATTTGGATGGAAGGGGGACCGTATATGGTACGTCTTCGAGATCTTTGAACGGCTGGTTAACAATGCCACAGTTGTTATATGCTCGTCAAGGCGATCGACCTTCATCACCTGAATCATCTCCAACCCGACCAAGTGACGTCGACGTCCCTCCTCACTCCAACTCTATCATCCTCGAAAGCAACAACACCTTAACTCCtacccttcctcctgacTATTCAGAATCCACATCTACTTCGGCATCCAATGGATCGAAATCCCAGTCGTCAGACACTAATGAAAAGAATGGTGAAGGGCTACTGTTGATGGATATGGAAACCCCTGAGGCAGAGACAGAATGGGTGGAGGATGCAGGGAGCGAGGCCAATAAGGATTTGATGGACATCGTAATGGGTGAAGGTGGGTCaccaaaaaaggaagaagagataaagGCCACTGTGCACGAGAAGGCAGATGAGGAAAATAAGGAAGTAGAGGCGAGGAGCACAAATAAGGACGAAGATACTGTCATGTTGTAATGTGGTTGCTTTGTATAATGTGAGCAATAGTTACCTATGATAAGAGGCAACCTGTTTAGcatctctctcatccttgaaTGGTTTATCTCATGGTCAATCAAGCTCCGTTCTCATCAGAGACCCACGGGCTTTTGGTCGAATATGTAATTTAATTTACCAACATAGCTCATCGACATTTTAACAATATGGCTCGTTTATTTGTTTCGAACTGTACATTACTTGTACATGTCAGCCGTCGGGCAATTTGAGAAAGACCGCCTACCGATCAGCAAGAAGGACTGATTCGCTCTCTCCAACTCCAATTGCCCTTAGGTGAGTATAGTTGAGCGATAGAGCGGCTGACAGTACAACAGGTTAGTTAAACGTATGAAGTGATAGTATTGCGATCTCTTATGCATACTCATGATCGTATCGGTTTCTTTGCTTATACAATATGTATGCATATCGTGATATAATTATACACTTCTTACGTTGCAGTGAAATCAAATAAAGAGCAGTAGCTACCGTCATGTCCGCATTTAGTTATTTTCCTCATTCTTCGCCTCATCGAAGCATATACAGACCGCTGCCATGAGCGCAAGGTCCACGCCTGGGGCTACTGTCAAAAAGTACTAAGCGGCAATGCTCTATCAGCCATTGCCCCCGCATGCAGATAATAatgagggaagggaaagggcgTACAGTCTGTTTATCCCCCCAGAACTCTCGCGCATTAAACAGCTTTCTCGAAATCTGGCCCACTACCGGCCCACCCTCAATGGATATATCAGCAGACCCTCCCCAGAAGTCTCCTTTCAAAACAAGAGTCGTAGGGGAATTGGTGGCAGGGTTGTGGAAAGTGGCAACCAGGTGTGAACCGAAAGAGAGTTTCTTTTTGATACGGAATATTTCGTTCCCATGTGCGTCCTCACCGATGAATGTCTTGTGGATGGCGATGAGCTTATTGCGGATGCCAAAGAGGAACTGGCCATTTGGGTCGGTGATCACTGATATTCAATGATATCTCATCAGCTCTATCGCATACCAGAGAGCATACATGAAACCGTTCGGAGAAGACAAGACGATACATACCCTTACGATCCTTAAATGAGAGCGCTTTCCCCTGACATCTCACCACCACCTGTCCGTTCGTATCCTTGACCCCAAAGTCATCGCCGCTAAAGGAAAAGACGCGCTCTTTCAAGACGAGCGTGACAGGCTGAGGGTGCGAGGTGTACGCAGGGTGGATTCCGAGTGGGGGGTGGACCGGGCTGAGTACGGCTGGAGCAGACGGTGTAAATATACCCATGTTGTGCGATGTTGCGGTGGCGGTGGATAAGAAATTGGGTGGTAATCTATATAGACGACAGATGTGAAGCTGTGATTGACACACCCCTCGGGGTGAAGCCGAAAAGCCGGCTTGATCAGGTACACATCTCATGCATCTCTCCAGGGTAAAACATCTCCCCGAACACAGCTTCTGGGTTGATAAGAGAAAGTTACAAACTGCATTAGCCTGAACAAAGCTTAATTACAAAGCTTATTAGAAATTCGATCACAGGTATTAAAGTATCTGATTTCTTGCCCGAATTCGGGATGACATTTTTGCTTGTTGGATTATTAAGTCGAGACTATCTTTCTCTTAACTCGTGTACGCACTAGTAAGTTACCCTTCCAACTTGATGGATCAATCCCAGTTTCGAAGCTGACATCTTGTACCCAGGTGTAAAGCTCAACGATTAGTTACTGGCCCAGTGACCACTACTAATCCCTCATGAAACGAATGACGGTCTGTCCGTTTGGGACTGAAGATGTCTCCAACCTTCTTGCTTCATGTATGGATACCGAAGCTGACAACTTATTTATATGACTAATAATATATGAATTTTGAATGTACAAGAGATGCAGGAGATAAACAGATCGCATTGCCTATAGCGCATATCTCAACGTCAAGACCTTAATTTTACCCAGTCGACTTGATCGACCATATCAAATAGAGCGCCGACgtatttcttctttccgttGAGAATCACTTCCATTTAAGACCTCTCTCTCCGGGTATCCTATCGATATGTGAAGCGCGGAATATTGGGAAGGCCTAGGTTGATAGCTGGACTATAAAGCGCTTATCTTTCCTGCCTCTCACTGctgagatgatgatatcggaCGAAGCATTAAGTGTGTAAGTTCAACTTCGCTTTATTTTAACTCTCCATTACCTGTTATACTGTGAAGTTACACTCACGCTCTCCAGGATCAGTTTTGCCTGACAACTGCTTTCGGCAAGGTATCCTAGTACAGAAGGTCCGCGATCCTTTCACATCTTATAGCTCGGCTCGATGCGTCGTCATCCTTATAATACATCAAATCGACAAACCAAAGGCAAACGAATAGAAAGTAATATCTGTTCCTTCCTTCGTCCggtcttcctcctctgtaCGTCCCTTCCTTTGAACATCTACTTCTCCTGTTTCTGGCGTGGTTCGAGACCTGTCTTTTATTCAGGTCAGAACGTAGGCAACGGAGTTCTGCTGGATTTGAGCCTCGACCGGCACCTCTCAGTTCAAGGTGTTTAACCTTGATATTTTTCCAGGCCACCATTCCCACCACCATAACCCTCTTGCATTTATCCCTATACATCACCACGCGTCAATCAGAGcaccccatccccatccccgTCCTCAGCCTCAGCCTCACCCCCAAAATCTTCGCCACTTGACAACCAGCGGTCTTCATTGCCAGCTTGCACAACTTTTTCCGCCTTTTAACTTGCAAAAATCCGCTTTTCGCGATCAGTAACCAAGAGTAAATCAGTGATGTAAAATGCCTTTCAAGAAACCCCCGTTACAgcctctctccctctccgaAATGGCCTCGCTCTCCTCCAAACTATTCTCTtccaatctcttccctcgTAGTCTCACTCGAGAACCCCGACCTCCCCAACTGGCAGGTAGCAAgcttccccctcccgcTGCAGAGATTGATGAGCGGCCCACGGCACGCGTGAGGCGATTCAAGCTCTGGAATGAGCAGGTAGGCGATCTTAGAGTAACTTTGCTTGATCCCAAAAGACGAGGTGAGTTAAAAATGAGAGCAAAAAAGTACCGCGACTGACGCCCTGATTCCGAACGATAGGCTGTCTAGCAAAGTATCGCATGTTTGTCGTCCCTTCGCCTCCTCGACCAGAATTCGGTCGCCTGTCCCCTTCTCATCGTCCATTCCATATTGATCCGCAACCTTTCCGTCATTCCATTCTACCTCCGCCGTCCCTCATGCTATCGTCTGAGGTAATGATAAACTCCAAAAACGACAAGATTTCCAAGAAAGAACGTGAGCGCACTCACGAGCGACTACTGGAACATAAATGGGTCCTGGACCAAGAACATGAACGGAGATTCCGGAGAGGGATGGCCGCAATCATGGAAGATGTGCTAGAATTTCAAAGGTCAAATACGTGAGTTGCTATTCCCTTTGGTCTTATCATActtttttccccttttcaAAGGCTGTCCTGCTTGGCACACGAATTTTTGGCCGATGCTGATtcacaaaaaaaaaaggatgcCAGCCGAGAGTGGGATAGGGTATaagtggaaagaaggagtCGATCTTAATTGCGTCATGGCATTGTAAGTTTTCCAAGCCAAAAGAGCCCTTTCGTGTACCAACCTAATTCATATTCATGTTTATAGTCGAGAATTCTTTTGCGCAGTCCGTAAAGACTCGACCGCCATATATTCCTACCTCGACCCCATTGACATTGCACCCGTAGCGAATAGGGATGAAGTACAtaagatggtgaagaaggtggaacggaggaggaaaaagagggagagaaaaaaggcggataagaagatgaagagggagacTGAGTCCCGATTGAATGAGGAAAGCGAGAGATTAAAAGCTGAGTGGGAGGCTGAGGCCACTCGTAATCCTATGGACGAATTGAGGGAAACAACAAACGAAAGTCAAATTACTCCCAACTCTGAGGCCTCCATTACcccatttcctcctcccgccGAAACCTGTACTCAAGAGCAGGATGACGAGATCGCAAGACTTATCACCCACTTACTCTATTTACgcgaagagaagattgtcTTAGGAGACATTGAAGATCGGGATACAAGACGGGTAAGAAAGGCCGTCGCAGCACACCCGCCGGAAGCGGTGGAGATGGCTAGTGAGCTAAATTGGGAAGGCAGAGGGGAAGTTGCTGCAATGCCTGTTGGGGATGAAGCTCGGAGCACGTCTCTATCGTTATCACAAGACTCACTGTTGGACGCTGCAGTAACATATCGTCCCATTTTCCgcccctcttcccatcgGTCTTactctcgctcttcctccccgtCCTTTCATGTACGGTCCGGTTCTTTAAACATCGACGACGATACTGATTTTCCTCCGACACTGACTCCTTCCGTCATCCCCTCTtcgttcttttttccttgcccTGACAGTGAACATTCCCCAGATACCGAGTAAGCGTTCCCTCTTTTGGTTATAATGAATTCAGTTCCATCT from Cryptococcus neoformans var. neoformans JEC21 chromosome 3 sequence includes the following:
- a CDS encoding expressed protein, translated to MSIHSISDTYYTGPINSTLRGFSNVVRLFGTGKAAHSDGKDVDEENSDDADIDEEGLLWDAQTALIANEPEIATRLYVQAALPPYCSPSACLALGNLLIRSSVYMESPSAPISSSNELTSGRSGTSLWSKLFGTISTPQSPSSAHSSSPTRKRIDLVACGWQMPKVGKRAVRDVEGMGVAGAWFVLGLGWVVRVEMEREKRLRGKVVIKPSKETFEDSEEEAIFTKKKGKGNGRLHSSTIYIAPPQRADDPFPIVAGNPKTALSESTKTEESSLIGTPAMGDVESLEDEDESEMESLSIMYDLLSPLLHLYRYGHIQSQDPVALPPVSLQQLPPALRPKNEADKGRNVWWLGRVVAQQLIKLDILKAAKGKGQKEQLRKAVGVSVNYIIATTSPDLQAEMYFRSIASTPSIGLEYADDLVTNAKKRLQIITSTPRDEKMLRFFPFPSMLDKASPPNPQKTSISSPRSILTPPKVMVQSAKSTVSLAALAGEEEVASLVAPGPKKLGALDTLKRVHEKAVMQDEEVGREEVHDEPGVSYSEVRPTIRRVSTSPHLQTHLHPPPSSSRTRRRLPFELPSSEPIAPVDPVLAAAEMSSALTKHVVCNVCGMKGVNFPECRKCGLRFCSRECRVGEDRAGNGKRHICGLSESRRNHGGLSHGIEYGVVGDVH
- a CDS encoding expressed protein is translated as MSIHDSTFSALKDMGIDPMLAREAASRFHSVEPAVNWCFGDGANWQPTTVAESMYGGFNPRHREGTSVEHREVIEVFDSPSGSPKPRHSHIPLGSNNPFLPTQPRSPHPASHPLPQPPLPPRSPSVRLGTQGLPVEVDDGNDSEGEELRKAIALSQNVEHSVSEAAPLQDAMDVDGKRDSRERSERASGAPPPSPKSDMPGTIGVTFGPSTKDDVDGKLALVPTSQNNNTTSNEDADLDKAIQESLMTASFHSASAEANKERPQPTKRGDGVPLVFYSPSGRYTYVAQILQAFAAVPRIQTAFQENVDSASSGDDILTERTQALSDSFGRMIDEPFSFYEIDDTAKIITEGSERNQLPPLLPTMDFQLIFIDLFERAAIPRLQGMAKDEDELNRLREECRRVFETKVTGHTPDSITSASYVTFVRQPTGNDVYTQLADVFWGPEAQTTSIKKLGDVLTVYLDWKPSSAREVWKLDEEITLDRFLQSNAAWAANRRGLQAVSAGNARRIKEKIESLTLHDGNNYLDSFAALIENLRTKPKNVDITRAVSREGMKGKIETILTALKTKVADLEEELKEQEKAASAEAFETDDPQYNQHVFNLRAILFHDGAMVGQKHLYMYVRGKDDRWWKIQEHEATEVEWEAIIGDRTGIWMEGGPYMLLYARQGDRPSSPESSPTRPSDVDVPPHSNSIILESNNTLTPTLPPDYSESTSTSASNGSKSQSSDTNEKNGEGLLLMDMETPEAETEWVEDAGSEANKDLMDIVMGEGGSPKKEEEIKATVHEKADEENKEVEARSTNKDEDTVML
- a CDS encoding chitin synthase, putative; the protein is MPFKKPPLQPLSLSEMASLSSKLFSSNLFPRSLTREPRPPQLAGSKLPPPAAEIDERPTARVRRFKLWNEQVGDLRVTLLDPKRRGCLAKYRMFVVPSPPRPEFGRLSPSHRPFHIDPQPFRHSILPPPSLMLSSEVMINSKNDKISKKERERTHERLLEHKWVLDQEHERRFRRGMAAIMEDVLEFQRSNTMPAESGIGYKWKEGVDLNCVMAFREFFCAVRKDSTAIYSYLDPIDIAPVANRDEVHKMVKKVERRRKKRERKKADKKMKRETESRLNEESERLKAEWEAEATRNPMDELRETTNESQITPNSEASITPFPPPAETCTQEQDDEIARLITHLLYLREEKIVLGDIEDRDTRRVRKAVAAHPPEAVEMASELNWEGRGEVAAMPVGDEARSTSLSLSQDSLLDAAVTYRPIFRPSSHRSYSRSSSPSFHVRSGSLNIDDDTDFPPTLTPSVIPSSFFFPCPDSEHSPDTE